One window from the genome of Pedobacter schmidteae encodes:
- a CDS encoding methionyl-tRNA formyltransferase, with protein MSKLNIALFATHTFAMPALKQLIDSGHRLTVISTDVFSYENIQMEEMAKVNNVNFLRFSKTGIKGKLVDYLKNLNPDIAIVFTFSYKIHKELLQIPKFGFYNVHFSLLPQYRGAMPVFWQLKNGQQNGGWSIVELDENMDTGPLVFQGNLDLIPGEIFGSYAARLSYAVLPSLAKLVEVCSNGDKPETAPQTTPYSYYPKPELNDFKINWDKDTATAIFLLVNACNPDCIGAITTLNGREVRLTEVSIVDFQLNEPATPGQIIYADPSYGTFVYCSGHSFLRLNILKIAEGYVSGFKLLELGVKPGMRFENSDRGTD; from the coding sequence ATGAGCAAACTAAACATCGCGTTATTCGCAACCCATACATTTGCCATGCCGGCTTTAAAGCAACTGATAGACTCGGGACATAGGCTAACCGTAATTTCTACGGATGTATTTTCTTACGAAAATATACAGATGGAAGAGATGGCTAAAGTGAACAATGTTAATTTTCTGAGATTTTCAAAAACTGGAATAAAGGGTAAGCTGGTTGACTATCTTAAAAATCTCAATCCCGATATTGCTATTGTTTTTACGTTCAGTTATAAAATTCATAAGGAACTACTGCAAATACCAAAATTCGGTTTCTATAATGTTCATTTCAGCTTATTGCCCCAATATAGGGGAGCGATGCCGGTATTCTGGCAGCTGAAAAATGGCCAGCAAAATGGCGGATGGAGCATCGTTGAGCTGGACGAAAATATGGATACCGGGCCACTGGTATTTCAGGGAAATCTTGATTTAATACCCGGGGAAATTTTTGGTAGTTATGCTGCACGGTTGAGTTATGCGGTTTTGCCATCTCTGGCTAAGCTGGTAGAAGTATGCTCCAATGGAGATAAACCGGAAACTGCCCCGCAAACAACGCCATATAGTTATTACCCCAAACCGGAATTGAATGATTTTAAAATCAATTGGGATAAGGATACAGCCACCGCTATTTTCCTTTTGGTGAATGCCTGTAATCCGGATTGCATAGGTGCCATAACTACATTAAACGGGCGCGAAGTGCGTTTAACCGAAGTTTCTATTGTCGACTTTCAGCTAAATGAACCAGCAACGCCTGGACAGATTATTTATGCGGATCCTTCCTATGGTACATTTGTTTATTGTTCAGGCCATTCTTTCCTGAGATTGAATATCCTGAAAATAGCGGAAGGCTATGTTTCAGGATTTAAACTTCTTGAGCTGGGTGTAAAACCGGGAATGCGTTTTGAAAATTCGGACAGAGGGACTGATTAA
- a CDS encoding carbamoyltransferase C-terminal domain-containing protein translates to MATPIYVLGTGLSHDGSAVLLKDGEVWVAIEKERITRRKHDGGNDTLAIQYCLDAAGITLNDVAVIVQCANFEIPRADRHQGKRLFFQHDERLFNISHHLAHAYSAAGTCPFDDCVIMVIDGAGSPYQQCIDLNYGEIVPTDLPNLSKETFWCEKDSFYFFDGKEVKSIFKDFSEFDTPRNNFFYHQSTKHSIGGFYSSISRYVFRDMDDVGKLMGLAPYGRSGQWSADAFIFKEGCVFVDCKWQELFNRPCKDHSDFKTNFQYYADVARWAQEQVEKAVSFCFEERLSKLPHDNVCFSGGVALNAVANAVLLNTKKVKNLYLEPAAGDNGLALGCAYYGWMQVLNKAKVTHNGNTCFGKPYTSAEIQRAVEDSSWPFTAYTKENELIREAANLLAKGKTIAWFQEGAEFGPRALGHRSILAHPGIPGLKDHINQHIKFREDFRPFAPSILPEYADVYFESGRSSPYMILVDKTKEQYLDQLVNVTHVDGTARVQTVNALWNKRFASLLEGFRLLTGLPVLLNTSFNKKGMPMVETPGEAIALFTETALDVLVLENVMLKKDKSLQSFKKKNTDMNTATIKHLKLPFEFDRSLLLTELRCIEDRSWIAHYNQADYSGSWTTLALYSKDGSSSSIYASMDAASLKPTEIMNFCPYIREVLDTFQFEKLAVRLMRLNVGAVIKPHRDNALGYEDGDFRLHIPIVTNPDVNFILGGERIVMDEGTCWYINANEEHSVTNEGTTDRIHLVIDGKRNEWTDQIFYRLAPEASFIREEKKMPLNEQLLMMEELKRMNTPAALSILEGMRKNTI, encoded by the coding sequence ATGGCAACACCTATATACGTTCTTGGAACCGGCCTTTCACACGATGGATCGGCAGTTTTATTAAAAGATGGTGAAGTATGGGTCGCGATTGAAAAAGAGCGAATTACCAGGCGAAAGCATGATGGTGGAAATGATACCTTAGCGATACAATATTGTCTCGATGCCGCAGGAATTACACTCAATGATGTAGCTGTTATCGTGCAATGTGCAAATTTTGAAATTCCGCGGGCAGACCGTCATCAGGGGAAACGATTGTTTTTTCAGCATGACGAAAGGCTTTTCAACATTTCGCACCACCTGGCGCATGCTTATAGTGCTGCGGGGACTTGCCCGTTTGATGACTGCGTAATTATGGTTATTGACGGAGCCGGCAGCCCTTATCAACAATGTATCGATCTTAATTATGGGGAGATTGTTCCGACCGATCTGCCAAACTTAAGTAAAGAAACATTTTGGTGTGAAAAGGATAGTTTTTACTTTTTTGATGGCAAGGAGGTAAAATCAATTTTCAAAGATTTTAGTGAATTTGACACCCCTCGGAACAATTTCTTTTATCACCAGTCCACTAAACACTCTATAGGCGGATTCTATTCCAGCATCAGTCGCTATGTGTTTAGAGATATGGATGACGTAGGGAAATTGATGGGGCTTGCTCCTTATGGAAGATCCGGGCAATGGTCTGCAGATGCTTTCATATTTAAGGAAGGATGTGTATTTGTAGACTGCAAGTGGCAAGAACTGTTTAACCGCCCTTGTAAGGATCATTCAGATTTCAAAACCAATTTTCAATACTATGCCGATGTAGCCCGTTGGGCCCAGGAGCAGGTAGAGAAAGCTGTATCTTTTTGTTTCGAGGAGCGTTTATCAAAATTGCCGCATGACAACGTCTGCTTTTCAGGGGGAGTAGCCTTAAATGCAGTTGCAAATGCAGTACTGTTAAATACAAAAAAAGTAAAGAATCTTTATCTTGAACCCGCTGCCGGAGACAATGGCCTTGCCTTGGGTTGTGCCTATTATGGCTGGATGCAGGTGCTCAATAAAGCAAAAGTAACCCATAACGGAAATACTTGTTTTGGGAAACCCTATACTTCAGCCGAAATCCAGAGAGCTGTGGAAGATAGTAGCTGGCCATTTACGGCTTACACAAAGGAAAATGAATTAATCCGGGAGGCGGCAAATCTGCTTGCCAAGGGTAAAACAATTGCCTGGTTTCAGGAAGGAGCAGAATTTGGGCCAAGAGCGCTTGGGCATCGAAGTATTCTGGCTCATCCCGGTATCCCAGGATTGAAGGACCATATTAATCAGCATATCAAATTCAGGGAAGACTTTAGGCCATTTGCGCCTTCCATTTTACCGGAGTACGCTGATGTATATTTCGAGAGTGGGCGTAGTAGTCCATATATGATTCTGGTTGACAAAACTAAAGAACAATATCTCGATCAACTGGTTAATGTAACTCATGTAGATGGAACAGCCAGAGTTCAAACAGTAAACGCTTTGTGGAATAAACGCTTTGCCTCACTTTTAGAGGGATTTCGCTTATTGACAGGATTGCCCGTACTGCTGAATACGAGTTTCAATAAAAAGGGAATGCCAATGGTGGAAACACCAGGTGAAGCCATCGCGCTTTTTACTGAAACGGCACTAGATGTACTCGTATTGGAGAACGTAATGCTGAAAAAAGACAAATCTTTACAGTCATTTAAAAAAAAGAACACAGATATGAATACCGCAACAATAAAACACCTGAAGTTACCTTTTGAATTTGACAGGTCCTTATTGCTGACAGAACTCCGGTGTATTGAGGATAGAAGTTGGATTGCCCATTACAATCAAGCGGATTATAGCGGGTCATGGACAACCCTGGCCTTGTATTCAAAAGATGGGTCATCATCTTCTATATATGCTTCTATGGACGCTGCTAGTTTAAAACCGACCGAAATCATGAACTTCTGCCCATATATCCGCGAGGTTCTGGATACTTTTCAGTTTGAAAAACTTGCCGTTAGGTTGATGCGGCTAAATGTTGGAGCAGTCATCAAACCGCATCGGGATAATGCGCTAGGTTATGAAGACGGGGACTTCAGATTGCATATTCCAATAGTCACCAATCCCGATGTGAATTTTATATTGGGTGGTGAGCGTATTGTGATGGACGAAGGTACCTGCTGGTACATCAACGCCAACGAAGAACATTCGGTAACAAATGAAGGGACCACAGATAGAATTCACCTGGTGATTGACGGAAAAAGAAATGAATGGACAGATCAAATATTTTACAGATTGGCACCCGAAGCTTCATTCATACGTGAAGAGAAAAAGATGCCTTTAAACGAACAACTTCTGATGATGGAAGAATTGAAAAGAATGAATACCCCGGCAGCATTGTCGATACTGGAGGGAATGAGAAAAAATACAATCTGA
- a CDS encoding phage tail protein produces the protein MEQIIGQVQIFAFGFAPAQWAFCDGQIMSIAQNTALFSLLGTTYGGNGQVTFALPDLRGRSAVHPGTGPGLTNIQWGQVGGTETVSLITSNLPALPPHTHNFNVKVSDAVGDTNVAAGAYLSKGISSGSGPNKTILKSFTNTATPLSSLATQATEANTPAGGGSSIPFAIRSPYLGIYHSIALYGIFPSRN, from the coding sequence ATGGAGCAAATTATCGGGCAGGTACAAATTTTTGCGTTTGGTTTCGCCCCTGCACAATGGGCTTTTTGTGACGGCCAAATCATGTCAATCGCTCAAAACACAGCCTTGTTTTCTTTATTAGGGACAACTTATGGTGGTAATGGCCAGGTAACTTTTGCGTTGCCCGATTTAAGGGGGCGTTCAGCGGTGCATCCGGGAACCGGGCCTGGCTTAACTAATATTCAGTGGGGGCAAGTTGGTGGAACCGAGACAGTAAGCTTAATAACCTCAAATTTACCCGCCCTACCTCCACATACACATAATTTTAATGTTAAGGTTAGCGACGCGGTAGGTGACACCAATGTTGCTGCCGGAGCTTATCTTTCAAAAGGTATCAGCTCAGGCTCCGGGCCTAATAAAACGATCTTAAAATCATTTACCAACACTGCAACACCGCTGTCAAGTCTGGCAACGCAGGCTACAGAGGCCAATACCCCGGCGGGTGGAGGAAGTAGTATACCTTTTGCAATCAGATCACCATATCTGGGCATTTATCATTCGATAGCCTTGTATGGAATATTCCCTTCAAGAAACTAA
- a CDS encoding ABC transporter substrate-binding protein, translating to MVKTLKVGFLCPYSGIYPNYAQHIMGGMLLGMGLDPSAQQQVLFIPAYTNMGDINSTMEAAKKLIFFERVDIISGLISFHALPELKVLLEGKPVLSFFFNLGENLHYPEVSSKEIFINSQMIWQSEFALGKWAQKEFGGTGVCITHFYESGYHLFASFKKGIEAAGGKEIGLSVIPRHPDNIAYMDFSAVFEAIRTEQPSFVHAIFCGKAANDFLKAWFEQDFSRHIPLTGIENMAYEDVLEDVSALNCRFYAANSWSSDAELPENVAFVKLFERQMGQKANIFAMMGYETGMAIQQIKPYLDKGDLASARNFLDNSKIYGPRAERGFNPSHHQRSTIDIRVVQIAENHIHQTIVAQETSADQNSSHFHDITNDILTGWQNPYMCI from the coding sequence ATGGTAAAAACCTTAAAGGTTGGCTTTCTTTGTCCTTATTCGGGCATTTATCCCAATTATGCACAGCATATAATGGGTGGCATGCTTTTGGGAATGGGGCTCGACCCTTCGGCACAACAACAGGTACTGTTTATTCCTGCCTATACCAATATGGGCGATATAAACAGCACTATGGAAGCCGCAAAAAAACTGATTTTTTTTGAACGGGTAGACATCATCAGTGGATTGATCAGTTTTCATGCCTTACCGGAGCTAAAAGTTTTACTCGAAGGTAAGCCTGTCCTCTCCTTTTTTTTCAATCTTGGAGAGAACCTTCATTATCCGGAAGTTTCGAGCAAAGAGATTTTTATCAATTCGCAAATGATCTGGCAAAGTGAGTTTGCTTTAGGCAAATGGGCCCAAAAGGAATTTGGAGGAACCGGAGTGTGTATCACCCATTTTTATGAATCCGGATACCATTTGTTTGCCTCTTTTAAAAAAGGTATTGAGGCTGCAGGGGGAAAGGAAATCGGATTGTCGGTTATTCCGAGGCATCCGGACAATATTGCTTATATGGATTTTAGTGCTGTTTTTGAAGCGATCCGGACGGAACAACCTTCATTTGTACATGCTATTTTCTGTGGAAAAGCGGCTAATGATTTTCTGAAAGCCTGGTTTGAACAGGACTTTAGTCGGCATATTCCATTAACCGGGATAGAAAACATGGCTTATGAAGATGTGCTGGAGGATGTGAGTGCTTTAAACTGCAGGTTTTATGCGGCCAACTCCTGGAGCAGCGATGCTGAACTTCCGGAAAATGTGGCGTTTGTGAAATTATTTGAACGTCAGATGGGGCAAAAGGCAAATATATTTGCCATGATGGGCTATGAAACCGGTATGGCGATTCAGCAAATCAAACCTTATCTCGACAAAGGAGATCTCGCATCTGCCCGAAATTTTCTGGATAACAGTAAGATCTACGGACCAAGAGCTGAGCGCGGGTTTAACCCCTCGCATCATCAGCGCTCCACAATTGACATACGCGTTGTCCAAATTGCCGAAAATCATATTCACCAGACCATTGTAGCTCAGGAAACGAGTGCAGACCAAAATTCTTCTCATTTCCACGACATAACTAACGACATCCTGACCGGATGGCAAAACCCTTACATGTGCATCTAA